ATTGCCGATAGCGCCCTGCTGGGCATACACCATATTGCCGATGAAATACCCCGGCGGCCCCACCAGCTGCGGGATAATAAAATCCCCCAGGGTCAGGGAAAAGGTAAAGACAGAACCGGCGGCTATCCCCGGGATCGCCAGCGGCAACACCACATGGCGCAGGGTCTGGGCCGGGCGGGCACCCAGATCGGCCGACGCCTGCAATAACGAGGGGGAAAGCCGCTCCAGGGCCGCCTGTACCGGCAGGATCATAAACGGCAGCCAGATATAGACAAACACCATAAAACGCCCGAGCCCGGAGGTGGACAGGGTGTTGCCGCCAATCCCCGGCACACTCAGCAGGGCACTGAGCAGCGGCATCAGCCCCAGATGGCTGATAAACCACTGGGCGACCCCGTCCCGGGAGAGGATCAGCGTCCAGGCGTAGGCTTTGACAATATAGCTGGCCCACATGGGCAGCATTACCGCCACATAGAAAAACGCCTTCCAGCGCCCGCGGGCGTAGCGCGCCATATACCAGGCCATGGGAAAGGCAATCAGCGCACAGGCAAGGGTCACCGCCAGCGCCATCACCAGGGTACGCACGATAATGTCATCATTACCCGGGCTGAACAGCGCCCGGAAGTTGTTCAGGGTAAGATCAGGGATAACCGTCATGGTGAAGTCGTCAAAGGTATAGAACCCCTGCAACAACAGAGTAAAAAGCGACCCGAGATACAAAATACCGAACCACATCAGCGGCGGGATCAGCAGCAGGCACAGCCAGTAATTCGGGTGCCGCCACAGCCAGGTGCTGAAGCGGCGTACCGGGTTTACCGGTAACTGCGTGGGGGTTATTCCCAGTACCATTTCACCCTCCCGCCTCAAGGGCTACCATGGCCTCCCGGGGCCAGGAGACCTCAATCCACTGGCCAATGGCCGGGGAGTACGGGCTCCACTGCTGATCCGGCACGGATACCAGTAATTTTTCACCCCCTTCCAGCGCCAGCTCAAGGCGCGTGGCCGCCCCCTGATACTGAATCTGGCGAATCTGCCCCCGGGCCGCAATGGCCGCCTGCCCGTCGAGGCGAATATGCTCCGGGCGCAGGGCAAACAGCCGGTCACCCATGGCGGGCTCCCCGGCCACATGGCCGGCCAGCACATTCGAGGTGCCGACAAACGCCGCCACAAATGCCGTGCGCGGGCGGCTGTAAAGCTGGCGCGGCGCATCAACCTGCTCAATACGCCCGTTGTTAAATACCGCTACCCGGTCCGACATGGACAGGGCCTCGCTCTGATCGTGGGTAACAAAAATAAAGGTGATCCCCAGCTCACGCTGCAGGCTTTTAAGCTCCCCCTGCATCTGTTCACGCAGTTTGAGATCCAGCGCCCCCAGCGGCTCATCCAGCAGCAGAACCCGCGGCTGGTTCACCAGTGCTCTGGCAAGGGCCACCCGCTGGCGCTGGCCCCCGGAGAGCTGGGCCGGTTTACGCTGCGCCATGTTCCCGAGCGCCACCCGCTCCAGGGCACGGCTGGCCTTCGCCTGGCGTTCCGCCCGGGAGACCCCCTTCACCATCAGGCCATAGGCCACGTTCTCCAGCACCGACATATGGGGGAACAGGGCGTAGTCCTGGAATACGGTATTCACATCGCGCTGATAGGGCGGCAGGTTCCCGGCCTGCTGGCCGAGAATATGAATCGTGCCGCTGGTGGGCAGGTCAAAACCGGCCACCAGGCGCAGGCAGGTGGTTTTGCCCGAGCCAGAAGGCCCGAGCATCGAGAAGAACTCCCCGTCGCGGATAGTAATGCTGACATTATCCACCGCGCACACATCGCCGTAACGGCGGGTTACCTGATTAAACTCCACAGCACAGGTCATAGGTCACCCCGGGCCTCAACGGCCGCCCATAATGGCAATGTAGTCCTGGGTCCAGCGGCTGTAAGGGACATATTTTCCCCCTTCTGCCACCGGCGTTTTCCAGAAATGGATCTTCGCAAACTGGTTGTAGCCGTTGGTTTCACAGCCTTTATCCCCGAGCAGTTTGCTGGCCTTGCAGCCCTGGGGAACCGCCGGCAGCGAGCCAAACCAGGCGGCGACATCCCCCTGCACTTTCGGCTCCAGGGTCCAGTTCATCCACTTGTAGGCACATACCGGGTGTTTTGCCTGCGCATGCAGCATGGTGGTGTCGGCCCAGCCGGTCACCCCCTCTTCAGGTACCACGGTCGCGACCGGCTGGCCTTCGCCTTTCAGGGCATTGGCCTGATACGGCCAGGAGCCGGAGGCCACCACCCCTTCATTTTTAAAGTCGCTCATCTGGACGGTGGCATCATGCCAGTAGCGGTGGATCAGCCCATGCTGGTCACGCAGCACTTTCAGCACCGCCTGGTACTGCGGTTCGGTAAGCTGGTAGGGATCGTCAATCCCCAGTTGCGGTTGGGTGGCTTTGACAAACAGGGCCGCGTCGGCAATGTAGATGGGGCCGTCATAGGCCTGCACCCGCCCCTGGTTCGACTTACCGTCGGCCAGGTTTTGCTTCACAAACACCACGCTCCAGCTGTCTGGCGCTACGGGGAAGGTTTTAGTGTTGTACATCAGCAGGTTTGGCCCCCACTGGTAGGGGGTGCCGTAGACGTTCCCGGCCACGGTATACCAGGGGGCATTGACCATGCGCGGGTCGACATTTTTCCAGTTCGGGATCAGGGCGGTGTTCACCGGCTGAACCCGTTTACCCATAATCAGGCGCAGCGACGCATCCCCGGAGGCGGTCACCAGATCGTACCCGCCACGGGCCATCAGGCTGACCATCTCATCTGAGGTGGCGGCGGTTTTGATATTCACTTTGCAGCCGGTCTGCTGCTCAAAGGGGGTGACCCAGTCGTAATTTTTATCGGTCTGGCCCCGTTCGATATACCCGGGCCAGGTCACTATATCCAGCTGGCCTTCGCCCTGTTCAGCAAGGCTTGTCAGCCCGGCGGCCTGGGCCACAGACACGGTGAGGCAAAACACAGTGAGGGCGTGTGCGGCGGCGTACTTACGCATAGCGGTGGAGCTCCTGTCTTAAAAATTATCAATGAGGCCCCCCTGGCCTGAAAATAATTTCCCCTGAGATCAACAGTAGCCTGAGATTTTTATTTGCTACATATCTTTAACAATTATGTGACGTATCGCTCACCGCGTGGTGCAGCACCCCGGGGTGATTGCAGGCGGGTCGTTTACAGTGTAGGTAATCCGCCACAGAAAATAGCCGGTATCACTATTTCCTATGGGTACGGGGGGCGTGAGAGGGAGCTGGCTCAGCCGTGCGGCTGCATCGCCTGCCAGCGGGCGCGGGCCAGGCGGTAAAGAACATGGCGGCACAGGGGGTGCCCGGCAGGGAGCGCCGGGTGCATAAATTCCCCGTCGGGGCGCATTTGCAGTTTTTCCATCACCCGCCGGGACTGGCGGTTATCCGGCGTGGTAAACGCGACAATCTCATCCAGCCCCAGGGTGTCGAACCCCTGGCGCAGTACCGCACTGGCTGCCTCCGGGGCCAGCCCCTGCCCCCAGTGATCGGCGGCCAGGCGCCAGAAAATCTCCACACAGGGGGAAAACGGCAGCGGGTGTGCCGGAACCGCAAGGCCCACCACCCCACACAGTTGCTGGTTATCACGGGACTCCAGCGCCCAGGGGCCCCAGCCGTGGATCTCCCAGTGCTCCATAAACCGCGCCAGGACCGCATCACTTTGCACCGCCGTCAAAACGGCGGGGAAATGGCGCATCACCCGGGCATCGCCGTTAAGGCGGGCAAATGCCGGGGCGTCATCCGGTGTCCAGCGGCGCAGCAGCAGGCGTTCGGTCTCCAGTCTGTTTTCCATTTTCCCCTCCGGTAGCGGTGACAGTGTCACCAATGGTCGTGTGTTTAGTCAAACAGCGGCGTTGATTTGCCGTTATCGTCCACGGCCACGAAGTTAAACTGCCCGTTGATCACCGCTTCGCTGCCGTCCTGGTACATGCTTTCCAGGAAAACGGTCACGGTCACAGTCAGGCTGGTGTTTCCCACCCGGCTCACCCGCCCCACCAGCTCAACAATGGAGCCGGAAGGGATCGGGGTCTGGAAATTAATTTTTTCGGTAGAGACGGTCACCAGGCGCTTGCGGCAGAAACGGGTGGCGGTGATAAACGATACTTCATCCATCCAGGCCAGCGCCGCCCCGCCAAACAGCGTGGAGTGGTGGTTAATAGTGGGGGGAAAGACAACTTTGGCAATGCGGCTTTCTGAATAGGCAATTTTTTGTTCGATAAACGCGGGATCGTGACGGCTCATATATTGATCATATTGATTACAAAATGTGCCGCTGATTATAACAAAAAAACCGCCCCCGCACATCAGTGCGCCCGGGGATGTTTTTCCTTCTGGTGCGCTTTCTTCAGGGCGGCGCGGTATGCCCTGGCCTGCTGTACCGGGTGGCGGGCACCGCGATAGATAAGCTGTATCCACGCATGCTCGTTTTTACGATCGCTGAACACCGGGAAATGGCTTTCCAGATAGTCCGCCAGTTTGGCTTTTTCGGCGCGGCTCGCCAGCGACTGGGCGTACTCCAGCTGCATTTTCGGGGTATTCATCACCCCCTGGGCCTGCAAATCCAGGATCCCCCGGTCATTGCCCAGCAGCTGCAGTATACGAAACCACTGTTCGTACTGCTCCGGGGTCAGCGTGGCCCGGTGATCCATGGACGAAAAACAGTTATCCGCCAGGCCCCAGTTGCCCTGCTCAATCGCCACCTGAGACAGCCGGGCCAGCAGATCCCTTCCCGGCAGGCCGTTAATCAGCGCCGGGTGGTTGATCACCTGCCAGGCGATATCCAGTGCGCCTATCTCAATAGCTTTACGGGCCACCGACTCCAGGCAGCGCTTGTCCGGCGAGCGCTCACAGCCCGCCTGCCAGCGCACCAGGCGATCCCGGGTGTGGACTTCCGGCATATGCAGGGGCAGCTCTTCCAGCGCGGCCTGCAGGCGCGGATCGTCCGGGTGCTGGCGCAGCTGGTGGCGCAACACCTGGCGCGCTTTACCGTCATGACCGGCCTGGTGCCAGGCCCGGGCCACCCTCAGGGCGAGATCGACATTATCAGACGCCAGCCGGTAAGCGTGGCGGTAGCTTTCAAGCGCCGCCGGGTGATCACCGCGCGCCTGCGCATCCCGGGCACGCACCAGCCACGGATAGACCCGGAACTGCTGGTAGTCGCTCAGCCCGGGGGGCAGTAACGGTGGCGGGGTCTGCGCCCGGACACCGGTAACCACGCACCACAGCAGCAGGATAGCCAGGATGCGCATCAGGCGGCACCTGCATTTAACGCGGCAAACATCAGGTGGTTTATCCCCATCTGGCTGAACAGCCCTTCCATTGTCGGCTGCAACTGGCGCTGGCGCCGCAATGCACTGGCCACCGCCTCTTCACTGACCACGTTTTCTTCCACCAGAAACTCACCAAACATCAGGTCGCTGTGCTCATAGCGCAGCAACATGGCGTGGAGCACGGAAGGATCTATCCACGCCTGGCTTATCAGCACTTCGGCAAATAAAATCTGCCCGGAGACATACTGCTGCCAGAGCTGCTCACCGCGCCCGGGGCTGAACAGGCCCATCTCAACGGCCCGCACCACACAGGCATACTGGTCGATCCGGTGGTGGCTGTACCAGCGGCGCAACC
This Shimwellia blattae DSM 4481 = NBRC 105725 DNA region includes the following protein-coding sequences:
- a CDS encoding ABC transporter ATP-binding protein; protein product: MTCAVEFNQVTRRYGDVCAVDNVSITIRDGEFFSMLGPSGSGKTTCLRLVAGFDLPTSGTIHILGQQAGNLPPYQRDVNTVFQDYALFPHMSVLENVAYGLMVKGVSRAERQAKASRALERVALGNMAQRKPAQLSGGQRQRVALARALVNQPRVLLLDEPLGALDLKLREQMQGELKSLQRELGITFIFVTHDQSEALSMSDRVAVFNNGRIEQVDAPRQLYSRPRTAFVAAFVGTSNVLAGHVAGEPAMGDRLFALRPEHIRLDGQAAIAARGQIRQIQYQGAATRLELALEGGEKLLVSVPDQQWSPYSPAIGQWIEVSWPREAMVALEAGG
- a CDS encoding GNAT family N-acetyltransferase, whose translation is MENRLETERLLLRRWTPDDAPAFARLNGDARVMRHFPAVLTAVQSDAVLARFMEHWEIHGWGPWALESRDNQQLCGVVGLAVPAHPLPFSPCVEIFWRLAADHWGQGLAPEAASAVLRQGFDTLGLDEIVAFTTPDNRQSRRVMEKLQMRPDGEFMHPALPAGHPLCRHVLYRLARARWQAMQPHG
- a CDS encoding ABC transporter permease; translated protein: MVLGITPTQLPVNPVRRFSTWLWRHPNYWLCLLLIPPLMWFGILYLGSLFTLLLQGFYTFDDFTMTVIPDLTLNNFRALFSPGNDDIIVRTLVMALAVTLACALIAFPMAWYMARYARGRWKAFFYVAVMLPMWASYIVKAYAWTLILSRDGVAQWFISHLGLMPLLSALLSVPGIGGNTLSTSGLGRFMVFVYIWLPFMILPVQAALERLSPSLLQASADLGARPAQTLRHVVLPLAIPGIAAGSVFTFSLTLGDFIIPQLVGPPGYFIGNMVYAQQGAIGNMPMAAAFTLVPVVLITAWLLLVKRWGAFDAL
- the ydcS gene encoding putative ABC transporter substrate-binding protein YdcS → MRKYAAAHALTVFCLTVSVAQAAGLTSLAEQGEGQLDIVTWPGYIERGQTDKNYDWVTPFEQQTGCKVNIKTAATSDEMVSLMARGGYDLVTASGDASLRLIMGKRVQPVNTALIPNWKNVDPRMVNAPWYTVAGNVYGTPYQWGPNLLMYNTKTFPVAPDSWSVVFVKQNLADGKSNQGRVQAYDGPIYIADAALFVKATQPQLGIDDPYQLTEPQYQAVLKVLRDQHGLIHRYWHDATVQMSDFKNEGVVASGSWPYQANALKGEGQPVATVVPEEGVTGWADTTMLHAQAKHPVCAYKWMNWTLEPKVQGDVAAWFGSLPAVPQGCKASKLLGDKGCETNGYNQFAKIHFWKTPVAEGGKYVPYSRWTQDYIAIMGGR
- a CDS encoding acyl-CoA thioesterase → MSRHDPAFIEQKIAYSESRIAKVVFPPTINHHSTLFGGAALAWMDEVSFITATRFCRKRLVTVSTEKINFQTPIPSGSIVELVGRVSRVGNTSLTVTVTVFLESMYQDGSEAVINGQFNFVAVDDNGKSTPLFD
- a CDS encoding tetratricopeptide repeat protein, translating into MRILAILLLWCVVTGVRAQTPPPLLPPGLSDYQQFRVYPWLVRARDAQARGDHPAALESYRHAYRLASDNVDLALRVARAWHQAGHDGKARQVLRHQLRQHPDDPRLQAALEELPLHMPEVHTRDRLVRWQAGCERSPDKRCLESVARKAIEIGALDIAWQVINHPALINGLPGRDLLARLSQVAIEQGNWGLADNCFSSMDHRATLTPEQYEQWFRILQLLGNDRGILDLQAQGVMNTPKMQLEYAQSLASRAEKAKLADYLESHFPVFSDRKNEHAWIQLIYRGARHPVQQARAYRAALKKAHQKEKHPRAH